From Pseudomonas fluorescens:
CTGGTCGGGGTTAGCCAGGTTCATCATGATCTTGGTCGCGGGGCGTCCCAATTGGCTGAGGTCCGTCTCCTGGACATCGAAATCCAGTTCACCGTCATACACAATCCCGCTTTCGCCTTCAGCGCAACTGATAGTCAGCGACGCTCCGGTGTGGATGACCTCTGCCGCGTTCACTGCCCCCACGATCGCAGGAATACCCAACTCACGCGATACGATGGCGGCATGACAGGTACGTCCGCCCCCGCTTGTCACAACCGCCGCAGCGGTCTTGATGACGGGCTCCCAATCCGGCGTGGTGTTATCCGAAACCAGCACCTCGCCAGGCTTGAACTCGCTGAGCTGTTTGACATCGTTGATCACGCGGGCCTTTCCCGCGCCAATCTTGGTGCCGACCGCCTTGCCCTTCAGCAGCACTGTCGATCGTTGCTTGAGCTGATAAATGCGCAGCACGTTGCTGTTTTCTTGGGAGGCCACCGTTTCAGGACGTGCCTGTACCAAATATAACTGGCCGTCGACGCCATCCTTCGCCCACTCCATATCCATGGGTCTGTAAAAACCGGCTTTGCTCGAGTAGTGGTTTTCAACCTTGATGGCATAGTCGGCCAACTGCATGACGTCCTCGTCAGAGAGGCAGAAACGGGCTTGTTGTTCGGTGGATGTATCGGTATTCACGGTGTATTCCAGCGCAATATTTCCGGTATTGAGGGTCTCGGCAAACACCATCTTCTTTTCTTTGCTGCCCAGACTGCGCTTGAGCACGGCGCGGTAGCCTGCGATGAAGCTGGGTTTGTGCACGTAGAAACTGTCGGGCGCGACCGTGCCCTGTACGACATTCTCCCCAAGCCCCCAGGCAGCGTTGATGAACACGACATCCTTGAAACCCGTTTCCGTATCCAGGGAAAACATTACCCCGCTGGCACCGAGATCGCTGCGCACCATTTTCATGACGACAACGGCGAGACAGACCTTGAAGCAATCAAAGCCGTGGTCATATTTGTAATGGATAGACCGATCGGTAAAGTTCGACGCCAGGCAACGCTTGTAGGCATCAAGCAGCGCCTCTTCACTGGCGATGTTCAGATAGGTGTCGTTCTGCCCGGCGAACGAGGCCAGTGGAGAGTCTTCGGCGGTCGCCGAGGAGCGCACGGCCAGTGAAATGCTGTCACCGTATTCGTGTTTGAGTTGTGCGTAGCTTTGCCGTATTGCCGCCTGCAGGTCTTCCGGCAGCGTACAGTCATATACGATCGCCCTTGCCTTCTGCCCACGGGCTTGTAAATCCTTGATGTCATTGGCATCGAGACCGTCAAGTGCCTCGTGCAGCCGCGCCCAGGCCTTATTGTGCTCAAGGACATACCGATACGCTTGTGAGGTAATGGCGAACCCATTGGGTACCCGTACGCCCTCACCGGTCAGCTGCTGGTACATCTCGCCCAGCGAGGCGTTCTTGCCGCCGACCTGCGCGACATCGTCGAGGCCCAACTCCTTGAACCAACGAATATATGGCTGTGAGTGCGTCACGACGCCTCTCCTCCATTGAGTGAGGTGACCCGCGGCGGCATTTGGGACCGCAGGGCCCATGGCAATGCCGCCGATATATCGCCCAAGCGCCCGGTTTTCACCAGGCCAGCCAACAGGGATGAGGCGATTGAGTGAGTATCTGGAGTTGCGACGTGTAGCCTCTGATCTTTATCAACAAATGCGCACGGCCACTTCAATAGCGCGCGCCAGGCAGTCGTGGGCCACCGACTGGATCCTGAAACAGGCCCACGCCCCCCGGCGCTCCCACTAAAACATCGGCGAGCTGCTGACCACCCGCAACGCCAACCCTTCGTACGCATCCAGCGTAATGGTGAATTCACCCTCAGCGGTCAGGTCGCCCTCCACCCGCTCATTGATGATGTCCACCACCGGCCCCGGTGCAATGTTGGGCAGGTGCAGGGTTTCTGTGATCGGCGTATCGCCGAAGTTCAGCGCGGTGATTTGTAT
This genomic window contains:
- the ppsA gene encoding phosphoenolpyruvate synthase, which encodes MTHSQPYIRWFKELGLDDVAQVGGKNASLGEMYQQLTGEGVRVPNGFAITSQAYRYVLEHNKAWARLHEALDGLDANDIKDLQARGQKARAIVYDCTLPEDLQAAIRQSYAQLKHEYGDSISLAVRSSATAEDSPLASFAGQNDTYLNIASEEALLDAYKRCLASNFTDRSIHYKYDHGFDCFKVCLAVVVMKMVRSDLGASGVMFSLDTETGFKDVVFINAAWGLGENVVQGTVAPDSFYVHKPSFIAGYRAVLKRSLGSKEKKMVFAETLNTGNIALEYTVNTDTSTEQQARFCLSDEDVMQLADYAIKVENHYSSKAGFYRPMDMEWAKDGVDGQLYLVQARPETVASQENSNVLRIYQLKQRSTVLLKGKAVGTKIGAGKARVINDVKQLSEFKPGEVLVSDNTTPDWEPVIKTAAAVVTSGGGRTCHAAIVSRELGIPAIVGAVNAAEVIHTGASLTISCAEGESGIVYDGELDFDVQETDLSQLGRPATKIMMNLANPDQAFSLASLPVDGIGLARMEFIINEYIKVHPMALAHPEKLDDATRETIAVLGRAYQDPTDFFIKTLAEGVATIAAAVYPKPCVVRMSDFKSNEYATLLGGQYFEPEEHNPMLGFRGASRYSHPAYAEGFALECAAMKWAREHIGLTNIKLMIPFCRTVKEGEKVLAAMASHGLQRGENGLEIYIMCEIPNNVIQIDAFAQLFDGFSIGSNDLTQLVLGVDRDSEVVAFDFDERDPGVKQMIRLAVEGARRNTRHSGICGQAPSDYPEMAEYLVEIGINSMSLSPDAVLATIRHVLAAEKRLQISRAIPDG